TAACAGACGAGTCTccaaaactgggggaaaaaacaaaacaaaaaaactcaaacTTGAAACCTGATGAACAAAAAAGTCAGCAGCTTCCAAAAAGTAAACTAATGCTGTAAGAAAGTGAACTCACACAAAGCATTTTAAAAGCCCCGCCCACTTCAAGAACATCTGATGGCTCTGGCAGTCATGCCCACTCCGTTTCCCACAGGTGGCGCTGTGAGCACTGGCTGAGGTGTGTTTTGTCTCAGTGCTAAATTCTTGAATAATTACAGGTGCAGTTAAGAGGATTTAGTGTCGATTTGTAAGACCTGGACCCATTTTCATGACCCCTTTAAATAAAAACCGCTCTAAAAACTCAAACGCTGATTGTGAAcaaatgtaaaacaaaaacagaaatccAGCTTTCAACTTGGAAATTAATTCAGTCTTCACCGTATTTCCCCTTAAACCCCACAGTCACATTAACAGGGActccacttcccagaatgcaccagttCTGTGGCCAATCACAGCCTCCCATCTGATGACGCACCAGATGGAGGCGGTTGTTTCTCTGTCCTCAGAGCACTGCTGCTTTCAAACACTCACCGTGAAGATCTGCACGAGGAAGTTTCTGGCACGTTACCTGCGTCTGTtgctttcttcttctgtggttattTCTGCAGCTCCTGAGGCATGCTGAAGCTCTCATAAACATTTGCAGCAAATGCTTTCACCTGATCGTTCAGCAGCAAGTCCTGACACACCGAGAACAAAGAAATCAGACTGCAGGACTGTCGCCAACGTCAGCAAAAAACATCAAAGGCGCTTTTATTTCAGTAAAGTTCAGAAAAGAAAGCAGCTCGCTGCGGCGCAAATCAGTGTTTAACGAGGCGTCAGAACAAATTAAGTTTCACCTGCACGAAGTGGCTCGGCGTGTCGTTGCAGATGGCGTTGATCTGACCGTTCATGATGGGGATGATCTTCGCCAGCGGCAGACTGACTACAGACAGACTGCACGTGCACACGCACAAAGTCAGTACACAGAAcccacccccaaaaaacacaAGATCTAAAAATTAgctcataaaataaaaacaaaattcataaattaaaataataataataataccttcTGTAATCCATGAAGGAATTTTTTTTGTCAACTTTAAATTTAAATCATTTCATCCCAGATCTTTGAATCCAGACCCGCTTGATTTAAAATGAAGGAAAGTTAAGTAAATCAGCACATTTGACAAACTGGAACAATTCAAAATTTGACAGAAATCACTAATCAGACAATGAGTAATCAAATctaagtgtgtgtctgtgttcagagAAACATGGTCAAACATTTGGTCGACAGCCTGAAGCTGAACTAGATCGGATTCAAAACCTGTTCAGCTACTAActatatgacatcacaaagctccAGGGAACACTTTCCAGTTTGGGGGGAGGgggcacccccccccaaaaaaaacaaacaaacaacaaaaaaaaaaaaaacaaaaaaaaaaaatcaaagtgaaaaCTAAAACCCAGGAAAAAATTGGTGACATTTACAATAAACTACTTGCTCCGCCTACTTCTACAAAAACTAGTTTGATGACTGGAGTCTTTCATCAAAAGAACTCAAAACAGTGAGGTCATAAAGTTGGGGGGGTAGATAAACAACTGACTTTAAACTGACCTATCAGGTGCTGCACTGGGGGTGGAGTCACCAGGAGGCAGGCGGAAGAACTCTGCCAGGTTGTCAAGGAGACGAGCGAACCCTCTGTGGAGACAAACCCTGAGGACGGTGCTGAAATCTGGACTGAACacatgaaaacatgttttatgttCTATTAGGCTTTGACATGTTGCCATGGAAACAAGCATGTTTCCAACACATGCCGAAGAAGTTTAATTCATTTTTCTTCCAATGCGTCAAAGAGGAAATGACTCGTCTACCTGTCCAACATGTCCCGGGTCTCATTCAGCAGTCTGATGGTCATCATGTCACTCTTCGCTAACCCGCACGCCTGCACACAGCAGAACACGACACATGTGAACAGAACCAGACAAACCGAGGACAGAATCCAAAAGAACCCAGAAGAACCAGCAGAACCCCACAGCTGTACTTCCAGCGCTCGCCCGCTCTCACCGACCTGCTCGGCGAGGGCGCTCTCATCGTCGGCCAACATGTACCAGGACAGCGGGTGTTCAGATCCGGCCTCCACCTCGGCTCTGATCCAGCTCAGGTGCTGATCCAGATCCAGCAGAGACAGTGGCTGCTTCAGAGACAACCTGGAGACAGAGAACACTTTTACCGCAATCACACAATTACTGATGAAAAGTCTCTGTTCAGGGTCGCACCAAACGGTTCGGACTCAACATGAAGCAGAATGCAAGCATTTTATGTTCATTTGTCAAGTAATTGTAAAAATGTTGCTACATTTTGCCCCATAACAGAGAACTCAAAAACTAATAACCCAAACCCTCAAACTGGGTCAAAAGGTTCTGTGATCCAGAACAGAAACCAGCGACTTTGGGCTGGATCCAAATAAAGGGGCGGAGCCACAAAGCTTTAAAATACAAACATTAGCTCAGATATCTGATCAATAACTTAAGTTTCACACACACATGACTGATCAGTCCGGAAAAGTTACATTATGAAGCAGAACCACAAAAAGGGGCATTTTAAAATACTTCAAATAAAGAAGCAAACAAAAATCTGGGCATCTTTAttttctcatttattttgttCATCAGAGCAGAAAACAGTTAATGAAGGTGTTGTTTGGTTTCTGGGCCTGCCCACAAAGGGGCAGGACTAAACAGCCCATCCTGATGGATCACAGCGGACAGGTTTGGCCGTTTTCACTCGCGATCCATTTCTCAGCCTTTGTAACAGTGTGAATGACACGCCCACTACCCAGCTGTCAATCAAGGCGGGAGGCTGACCAGCTGCCGAAGCCTTTGTAGTGTTAaaacggaggctttgtgcgtttgGCGTTTTGAGTGTTCAGGACACGAACCCGCCCACTGAGTTCTGCACGGCTCTCTTCACCGCCGACATCAATGCCGTCAGACCTGAAGACACAGACAGCAGCTCGGTCACCAAACGCTGTCTGAAAGCAACAGCTCTGTGGTCATGTGGCAAGTGGGTGTGTCCTACCGTCTCCCAGCAGATGTTGGATGCTGGACAGATACTGCTGCTGGACATCAGGGGGCACCAGAGGGACCTGAGAGATCAAAGGGGAGGGGATTCATTTATACATCAGtaggggtttaaaaaaaaaaaaaaaaaaaaaaaaaaaaaaaaaaattctcacctGTGGACTGATGCTTTTTTTTGTTCGTCAACACTCAAAGTTCTAATTAGGAGTACAAtaagaacatccatccatccatccatccattttcttccactttatccggagtcgggtcgcgggggcagcagctcaagcaaagccgcccagacctcccgattgacacacatctcccccagctcctccgggggaaccccaaggcgttcccaagccagctgagagatgtagtccctccagcgtgtcctgggtcttccccggggcctcctcccaatgggacgtgcccggaacacctctccagcgaggtggtccagggggcatccggaaaagatgcccaagctacctcaactgactcctttcgacgtggaggagcagcggcttgactccgagctcctcccgagtgaccgagctcctcaccctatctctaagggagcgcccagccaccctgcggaggaaactcatctcggccgcttgtactcgcgatctcgttctttcggtcatgagccaaatcttatgaccataggtgaggatcggaacgtagatcgattggtaaatcgagagctttgcccccctactcagctctgtcctcaccacgacggtccgatacagcgaccgcatcactgcagatgctgcaccgatccgtctatcgatctcacgctccacccgtccctcactcgtgaacaaaacccagagatacttaaactcctccacttgaggcaaggacactccaccaacctgaagagggcaaagcacctttttccggtcgagaaccatggcctcggatttggaggtgctgattttcatcccggacgcttcacactcggctgcaaaccgccccagtgcacgctgaaggtcctgatttgacgaagccaacagaaccacatcgtccgcaaacagcagagacgagattctgtggttcccaaaccagacccctctacaccctggctgtgcctagaaattctgtccataaaaataatgaacagaaccggtgacaaagggcagccctggcggaggccaacgtgcactggaaacaggtttgacttactaccggcaatgtgaaccaagctcctgctgcggtcgtacagggactggatagcccttagcataggaccccggaccccgtactcccggagcactccccacagggtgccccgagggacccggtcgaacgccttctccagatccacaaaacacatgtggactggttcggcgaactcccatgaaccctcgagcacccgatggagcatgtagagttggtccagtgtgcagcgaccaggacgaaaaccacactgctcctcctgaatccgaggttcaaccatcggtcgaattctcctctccagtactctggaatagaccttactggggaggctgaggagtgtgatccccctatagttggaacacaccctccggtcccccttcttaaacagagggaccaccaccctggtctgccaatccagaggcactgtccccgattaccacgcaatgttgcagaggcgtgtcagccaagacagtcccacaacatccagagacttaaggtactcagccaAAAATTCTGATGTAAAATTTCTAATTGAGCAAATTCTGGAACATTGAGCGAGCCCAATGTTCCGGCACAGGAAGCGGAGCCACCCACCGCAGCGTTCTTGCAGATGGAGTTGTCCAGGTACAGGTACCCGCCGATGATGTTCAACTGGACCCTCAGCAAAACCACCAGCATGCAGGTGCTGTAAACCGCCACCACAGTGCGCGTGAAACCTGAGGGACACATCAAACAGCcaaacactcaaacacacacagctAACTTCCTGTTCCAGACCGGCCCTGAACCAGCACCATCACCGTAACGGACTCGGGCTGAGTTCAGAAGACTGCAGCTTGTTGTCATGTTATTAAATATGTCTGACCGGATGACATTCTTTCCGCTTTAAACATTTAACTGTGAGACATTAAATTACGAGggctgtctgtaaagtataggtcctttttatttttttcaaaaactatatggatttcattcatatgtttttacgtcagacatgcttgaaccctcgtgcgcatgcgtgagtttttccacgcctgtcggcgacgtcattcgcctgtgagcactccttgtgggaggagtcgtccagcccctcgtcggaattcctttgtctgagaagttgctgagagactggcgctttgtttgatcaaaattttttctaaacctgtgagacacatcgaagtggacatggttcgaaaaattaagctggttttcagtgaaaagtttaacagctgatgagagattttgaggtgattctgtcgctttaaggacttttcacggtgcgagacgttgtgcaggacgcatcaaaatgttttcaggcaAACTTTGTGCAGCAAAACAAAGTGGTTACATTTTAGTACCAATCAGGATTCAAACATGGATTCAGGATGTTCAGCTCCAATATAAGTATAAACTCTCACGAGTTTGtggtgaacattttttttttctacggtCTCACTTTATGAGGTCGTTATTTCTCGCCGTGCAGGTCGAACCACATCAGGAGGCTTCCAAGAGTTTTCCGGAAGTGTCAATGAATCAAGGTGATGTTTTGTGGACTTTTGTTGGTGTGACATCAGCATCTGCAGCAAGGTGAAACTCAAAGTGTCTTTAATGATACGTGTGAGAGAAATGAAGGACTTACTGATGATCTTCAAATCTTCCCAGATCTCCAATTTGTTGGCGGGTCTGTGAGGAGGAAGATTTCAAACAGCTtcagacagtttgtgcagaaaaacAACTTTAATTTGAATTCCGCGTTTGCTCGTTTGAACGTGTTTGGACCCACTTGGTCTTGAGCAGCGCAGTGAGACTTTCTGAGTCCAGCTGATTAATGATGGCGTCTTTCAGTGGCGGCAGCATCGACAAAGCTGAAAGGTACAAAAACACAACTTCACTGCCACCTTAGCATCAGATCCACTCAGCACAACTGTCTTTCCTGCGTTACACTGACCACGAGAGCATCCAGACTAGAAATGGACCTCATAAAGTCCAAACAGTGGAAGACAGGCATCCCTCCAGATCACAGCCAAAAAACCCGCCTCAGGTTCGGACCTGCACAACGCCACCCAGCAGGCGAACCCTCAGCACATCACCAGTCACCCCGACCTTTGGTGCTCTACTGGTGGTCCTGCTCTTCCACAGATCAGGATCAAAACCACCCCGAAGCGTCAGAACATATTCCAGGCTGCAGTGGGAGCAGCAGAGGACCACATACAGTCCTGGAGGACCGCCTACGGTCCGGAGGACAATAGGCTGTCAACAGAACAGTTGTTGTGACCACGTATCAAACCTCAGAGTCGAAACAATGTTTCAAACTGTTTCATAGCATCTAAACTGTCACATGTTTCTGAAGACTTCCATAAAAACAACTTAAAATGTTCAATTTAAAATGTTATTAATGGTCGATTGTTGATTTGTCTACATTCTGCGATAGCCCCGCCCTCCTGCACCTGTCATGTTGCAGGTCCTCTGGTTGCTCTCAAAGTGGAACTGTCGTCGGGCCTGAGTGAAGCACTCGGTCGCATCCTTCTCCTGGATCTCCCGCAACTTCTTCTGAGCATACTTACCCAAAATATAGATTCCTATCAAGTACAACAAACAGCAAACATTTGTGCAAAATCCACAACTGAAAAATGATCATTTAACCTGTAAAATTATGTAAAATAGCCCAACTTCAAATCATGAACAGACACACCCTCTGAGCTCCTGCTCCGCCTTCAATCAGACAGGAAGCTCCGCCTCCTTTCCTCATGACAAATATTTTCTTCGAAATTATTTTATCTTCACAGCAAAACAGTGTTTATATTGTGAgtcaggaaaacaaacaaaataactggTTCTTATATTTAAGACACCTGCTGATCGGAAAAAAAAGTGTCAAATATGCTGAATGTTCCGTTTAGAATTGATTATTTTAACAGTTTTTCTGCAAAGTAAGAATTAACCAATTCTCCCGCTTTTCAGTTTTATAAAACTGTTTTACAATGAGGTCATGCTGGTAAGAAAACAAACAGCTTTTAAAACTGTTCACACCAGACATGATCTGCTTTTGAACTGGTTTGAATAAACTCCACGTTCTGGATCGTCATAcataagtggcctctgtgtgcgtgtggctTCGATCACGGTGAAACCGGGTCAAGGACGAACGCGGTAACTGGATCATTACTAATCAAAGTAACAGCTGAAGTGGCGTCAATTCTGAGGACGGTTTCACCAAAACAAACCGGATCGTGTATCGAACCGACTGATGAACCGTGTTTCATTTTCTCTCCACAGATCATGCTAACAATTAGCATGCAGGGAGCTCCAGGACGAACTTTAGTCAGTAAAATCTCCCAATTTAGACTGTAATGTTAACTGAACACTTACATAAACCTTCCGTGGAGCGAGCGATATAAAATATCGCGCGCCGCACTTTCACCATCTAGAAACAAAATGCGTCCCCACgccttaaaaagtaaaaaagtccaCTGAAGTGTCGTTCTCCAACGGACAGAGTTTATGCCGAATTTAACAGCCAGACTCTTGGAGTTTTGAAAGCTCTTTAGTCCAGTCCGGCACCAAAATGTACTtaaataatgtggaaaaagtcagaTTTCAAAGAAGAGTTTGGTGCGAGTCCAAGTCGATGCTAACTGGAAGAACATTACCTCCAACTACTGCTCCGCCGAAAATTATTTTCCTCCTGTGTCGTTTAATAAAACTCCAGACAGAAGAGAACATCCTCAGACAGTAAAACAACCGACGCGGGAAAACTGCAATAAAACCCAGAGAACTTTGAACAAACTGGACGATTTTAGCGACACGAAGCTCCCAACTAGCATAAAATGCTGAACAGACGAGTCGCCATCTTACGTAGGTAAACAGCGCAACAGTGACAGATGCTGAATCAGAATCTCGATCAAagtgggtgtgtatatatattgcaaCCGAACCAAAATAATAGTACAACTTTATAAATTATGTAACTTTACATACTACCACATTAAAGCTCACTAACAAACAGCTGCATGTGTCAGAATAAAGATTTCACACTTTGATATGGTTTCCGATATGTGCTGATAAAAAGGTGATTTTTATGTCTTTTTCTCACCAGCAGCCTTCAGGAATTAAAATCATCCCCGTGGACCCGGATCAGAGCAGGGTCATGGTTACAACTCTATAACTATTTATATCAGGCTTTCCCTGAAATTAAAGTACAATAAATAATACCCAGTGTGCTGACGACTGTCACCAAAAACTCAATGAGATCAAAGAAACATCGATCAGATAATTTAGACACCTGTGAAGACAAATAAATGTAAGCAAAGACGAGCACCATTACCGCGTGAATCTCAGTGAATGTTGTGTGGTTTGTGACTTTTTGTTAGATTTTTACCATAAAAAGAAAACTGAAGCCGATCCAGTTTGAAGTCACGTGACTACACGCTGATGCCCGACAGTCGCTTACCATCACAAGAtggccacccaaaaaaaaaaaaaagccaagggaAAAAAAGCCGTGTCGACTCTCGAGCTTTAACTGCGTATATCTACGATGCTGTCAGTCCAAAAATAAAGccacaaaaatagaaaaaaaatacataaccACAGACTGGAAGCCTTTAAGCAAATAAAGTTAAATTTAAGATGTCAAACGGTGGAAGCGGGGCCATCGAGGATTCGGTGTTCGATTACTCTGGACGTGTCGAAGTCGTCCGACCGTCACAATCTTCCTCATCCGAAGGTTCCGTTCGGTCGGTAAACCACGAAGACGATTCAGCGCGAAAACAATTTACAAACTTCAATTTGCGCTTTAAATGAGTTTTAGCTGTCGTTACCATGGAAACGGATAGTTTCTACCTCAGCAGGGAGGAGACTGTGAAGTGGATGGACAGCGCTTTCCACATGGTGATCAAGAACTAATCAGTTCATAGATTCTTAAAAGCAAACATCAAGTAACGTTGACTTAAGACAAACTGGTGTTATTCTTCCTTTATTCAGAAGCCACACCCACATTGTAACATCCAATTAAATCacttgttacattacagcctctaaaaatacacacaaaatgtgagtgacctttgaccttgtgcCTCCAGGCTAAAGACGCTCTGGGTCACGGTGAGGTTCCTGTGGGATGTCTGCTAGTCTACGACAATCAAGTGATCGGGAGGGGACAGAACGAGGTCAACAAAACCAAAAAtgtaagagagggagagagagttcAAAAGGTCAAATACGTGTGATGAGTTTCAGAGAGGTTTTCTGTTCCTTGTGTCTCCACAGGCCACCCGTCATGCTGAGATGGTGGCTCTGGACCAGCTCCTGGACTGGTGTCGTCACAGCAACCTGGAGGTGAGGGCCGTGTGCGAGCAGACGGCGCTCTACGTCACAGTGGAGCCGTGCGTGATGTGCGCCGCAGCACTGCGCCTGCTCCGTATCCTCTTTATCAGGCCGAGCGGGCCGTCCTGCACGGGACAAACCTGATGGGCGAGGAGTCCCAACGTTAACACTTGGGGCCAGATTGAGTTTTACAAGCTACAAATATTCAGAAAATGACAGCGGAAAATTAATGAAATGATGGAAGAAAATTattcttctgaaaaaaaaaaaaaaagatcaaaaaaGTTTCATTTCATGAAATTTGACATACCAGGTGAATTAATGTTACAAACCATATATAGAAATTAATTGATCAATTATAAACCCAAAATGAACAAAAGTAACAGGATTTAAAGGATCaattatttcatctttttttaaAGTCCTGCTGGATTGCCCTGAAGTCAAAGTtcacatttaaatattttgtcccaCTATCTGTTTAAAACGTTCTGCGCTAAGTCTTGTGGTTTTGGCGTGTCAACATGCTAAGTGATTTTGTGGCATTCTTTGACTGGCGGACAGGAATCCCACTGGTCGTGTACGGCTGCAGAAACGAGCGCTTTGGAGGCTGCGGTTCCGTTCTCGATGTTTCCTCCGCAGATTTACCTCAGACCGGATCCACCTTCAAGGTCAGTGTCACTCACCAGAACCACAGCGCCGAGCCAACACCACAGCTCGGTCAGACCCAACTCCTGTCAGGTCACAGGACCCCGAGCCACCATGTTTTGTTGTAAGTTCACAGACATTTTTCACGTGTGCGTTCTTAGGCCTCCAACATATttgtccaccagggggcagattaaCACTGAATCTTTCACCTGCTTTGTGATTTTGCTGCttcctatttattattattacaacatgAGAAATTGgaatattttc
The sequence above is drawn from the Thalassophryne amazonica chromosome 21, fThaAma1.1, whole genome shotgun sequence genome and encodes:
- the adat2 gene encoding tRNA-specific adenosine deaminase 2 isoform X2, with translation METDSFYLSREETVKWMDSAFHMAKDALGHGEVPVGCLLVYDNQVIGRGQNEATRHAEMVALDQLLDWCRHSNLEVRAVCEQTALYVTVEPCVMCAAALRLLRIPLVVYGCRNERFGGCGSVLDVSSADLPQTGSTFKCVSGHRADEAVDILKTFYKQENPNAPNPKTRTD
- the adat2 gene encoding tRNA-specific adenosine deaminase 2 isoform X1; translated protein: METDSFYLSREETVKWMDSAFHMAKDALGHGEVPVGCLLVYDNQVIGRGQNEVNKTKNATRHAEMVALDQLLDWCRHSNLEVRAVCEQTALYVTVEPCVMCAAALRLLRIPLVVYGCRNERFGGCGSVLDVSSADLPQTGSTFKCVSGHRADEAVDILKTFYKQENPNAPNPKTRTD
- the pex3 gene encoding peroxisomal biogenesis factor 3; the encoded protein is MFSSVWSFIKRHRRKIIFGGAVVGGIYILGKYAQKKLREIQEKDATECFTQARRQFHFESNQRTCNMTALSMLPPLKDAIINQLDSESLTALLKTKPANKLEIWEDLKIISFTRTVVAVYSTCMLVVLLRVQLNIIGGYLYLDNSICKNAAVPLVPPDVQQQYLSSIQHLLGDGLTALMSAVKRAVQNSVGGLSLKQPLSLLDLDQHLSWIRAEVEAGSEHPLSWYMLADDESALAEQACGLAKSDMMTIRLLNETRDMLDSPDFSTVLRVCLHRGFARLLDNLAEFFRLPPGDSTPSAAPDSLSVVSLPLAKIIPIMNGQINAICNDTPSHFVQDLLLNDQVKAFAANVYESFSMPQELQK